A part of Lacinutrix sp. 5H-3-7-4 genomic DNA contains:
- a CDS encoding ATP-binding protein, with amino-acid sequence MKIIGRKEERKTMQAIQRDKKAHMLAIIGRRRVGKTFLIREVYKNEKVFEMTGLKDANLHDQLMNFTIQMNLYFPAEKPYTKPESWLMAFSELSVAISKSTLKKPVVFLDELPWIASKRSGFMEALAHWWNNWASQQNIIVVVCGSAASWMLQHVVNAKGGLHNRITKLITLMPFTLNETEAFLKEKNIVMSHYQIIQLYLALGGIPHYLDQVEKGKSAAQNINNLCFKKDGFLTTEFNNLYPALFDNAGSHIKIVKALASKASGLNRQRILKLTKLSDGGYFTNILNELEASGFISTFEPLEKSKKDTLFRLTDEYSLFYLSFMVGQNKLNKSDWLRVSETQPYKIWCGYAFENLCIKHIESIKEALGILGVETKVNSFLHRKDVNYPKGFQIDMLIDRKDNIINICEMKLYADEFAITKDYAQKLRTKREGLKTVTKSKKMVHITFISAYGVLENTHKMDLVENDFTTSIFFDS; translated from the coding sequence ATGAAAATTATAGGTAGAAAAGAAGAACGTAAAACCATGCAAGCCATACAGCGCGACAAGAAAGCGCATATGTTAGCTATTATTGGTCGTCGTCGTGTTGGTAAAACATTTTTAATACGCGAAGTCTATAAAAACGAAAAGGTTTTTGAAATGACTGGTTTAAAAGATGCTAATCTTCACGACCAGTTAATGAATTTTACCATACAAATGAATCTATATTTTCCTGCTGAAAAACCTTATACAAAGCCCGAAAGCTGGTTAATGGCTTTTAGTGAGTTAAGTGTAGCAATAAGTAAAAGTACTTTAAAAAAGCCTGTGGTTTTTTTAGACGAGTTGCCTTGGATTGCCAGTAAACGTTCTGGTTTTATGGAAGCTTTGGCACACTGGTGGAATAATTGGGCGTCGCAACAAAACATTATTGTAGTGGTTTGCGGCTCGGCAGCATCATGGATGCTTCAGCATGTGGTAAATGCAAAAGGTGGTTTGCATAATCGTATTACCAAGCTTATTACCTTAATGCCTTTTACTTTAAACGAAACCGAAGCCTTTTTAAAGGAAAAAAATATAGTAATGAGTCACTACCAAATCATTCAGCTATATTTAGCATTAGGTGGTATTCCGCATTACTTAGATCAAGTAGAAAAAGGAAAAAGTGCTGCACAAAATATTAACAATTTGTGCTTTAAAAAAGATGGCTTTTTAACTACCGAATTTAATAACCTCTATCCTGCATTGTTTGATAATGCTGGTAGCCATATAAAAATTGTAAAAGCTTTAGCTAGTAAAGCGAGCGGATTAAACAGGCAGCGTATTTTAAAATTAACCAAACTGTCTGATGGTGGTTATTTTACAAATATTTTAAACGAGTTAGAAGCTTCTGGATTTATATCGACCTTCGAGCCTTTAGAGAAAAGTAAAAAAGATACCTTATTTCGTTTAACCGATGAGTACTCGCTGTTTTATCTCTCGTTTATGGTAGGACAAAATAAACTTAATAAAAGCGATTGGCTTCGCGTTAGCGAAACACAACCTTATAAAATTTGGTGTGGTTATGCTTTCGAGAATTTATGTATTAAACATATAGAAAGCATAAAGGAAGCTTTAGGTATTTTGGGTGTAGAAACTAAAGTGAATAGTTTTTTACATAGAAAAGATGTAAACTACCCAAAAGGATTTCAAATAGATATGCTTATTGATAGAAAAGATAATATAATAAACATTTGCGAAATGAAGTTATATGCCGATGAATTTGCTATAACTAAAGATTATGCACAAAAACTACGTACCAAACGCGAAGGTTTAAAAACGGTTACAAAATCTAAAAAAATGGTACATATTACCTTTATAAGTGCGTACGGTGTTTTAGAGAATACGCATAAAATGGATTTAGTAGAGAATGATTTTACAACTTCAATATTTTTTGATTCGTAA
- a CDS encoding lysozyme inhibitor LprI family protein codes for MKYLILLLFILFVIPIYSQDYEDAKRLSNLEYMKMVKNSDCENQSGTSIEQKICLNLKFKKVDSILNKRFITYLKKVKNDTLKSKIKLYHKEWVLNRRMQSEIFCEGLNSNALGIYYLWSMVNSTELRIKEIELLIQN; via the coding sequence ATGAAATATCTTATTCTATTACTATTTATTTTATTTGTTATTCCTATTTATTCACAAGATTACGAAGATGCTAAAAGATTATCCAATCTTGAATATATGAAAATGGTAAAAAATAGTGACTGTGAAAATCAAAGCGGAACAAGCATAGAGCAAAAAATATGCCTTAATCTAAAATTTAAAAAAGTAGATTCAATTTTAAATAAACGATTTATAACTTACCTTAAAAAGGTAAAAAATGATACTTTAAAATCAAAAATTAAACTTTATCACAAAGAATGGGTTTTAAATAGACGAATGCAAAGCGAAATTTTCTGTGAAGGTTTGAATAGCAATGCTCTTGGAATTTATTATTTATGGTCTATGGTCAATTCAACCGAATTAAGAATTAAAGAAATAGAATTACTTATACAAAACTAA
- a CDS encoding sterol desaturase family protein, whose amino-acid sequence MDLINKLLEIDPNYIVIGLIAFFFSLEQIMQSPFSYKKRINHLFQNVLFQIILVILNIFFVTFQVFSIEWLNENNIGLLYLIKLPVWAKLCLSVALYDITAYWIHRGTHKIPLLWRFHRVHHSDTTMDSSTVFRFHPIELILVFGIGNIITAALFGTDVFSMALYYFILYVFFFFEHANLNYPKWLNSSLGLLFVMPDHHRVHHQQDQIFTDSNYADIFIIWDRLFGTFKMMPVEDMKYGLVEFDTDEKQSFLYLIKSPFINIKRAKPNKKTE is encoded by the coding sequence ATGGATTTAATAAACAAATTATTGGAAATAGACCCAAATTATATTGTAATTGGATTAATTGCCTTCTTCTTTTCTTTAGAGCAAATAATGCAATCGCCATTTAGTTACAAAAAAAGAATTAATCATTTATTCCAAAATGTGCTGTTCCAAATTATACTTGTGATTTTAAATATCTTCTTTGTTACATTTCAAGTGTTTTCAATTGAATGGTTAAATGAAAACAATATTGGACTTCTATATCTAATTAAATTACCCGTTTGGGCTAAACTTTGTCTTTCTGTTGCGTTGTATGACATTACAGCGTACTGGATTCATAGAGGAACTCACAAAATCCCTTTACTATGGCGATTTCATAGAGTACACCACAGCGATACAACAATGGATTCTTCAACAGTTTTTCGTTTTCATCCTATAGAGTTAATTCTTGTATTTGGAATTGGAAATATAATTACTGCTGCGCTATTTGGGACAGATGTTTTTTCTATGGCATTATATTATTTCATCCTTTATGTATTCTTCTTTTTTGAGCATGCAAATTTAAATTATCCAAAGTGGTTGAATTCGTCTTTAGGATTATTATTTGTAATGCCAGACCATCATAGAGTTCACCATCAACAAGATCAAATTTTTACAGATTCAAACTATGCAGATATATTTATAATTTGGGACAGATTATTTGGAACTTTTAAAATGATGCCAGTAGAAGATATGAAATATGGATTGGTAGAATTTGATACAGATGAAAAACAATCATTCCTCTATTTAATTAAAAGCCCATTTATAAATATTAAAAGAGCTAAACCCAATAAGAAAACTGAATAA
- the tssD gene encoding type VI secretion system tube protein TssD: MSIQAKLLIDDLEVNILDFNFTINRKSLNNVTPTNLPVFKGINMVIESRKDLNLSSWSFSKNETKQLQIHIYSRINNGKIRKLYLFDCHLVNWNTKFSSVSNEPMHETLGISCGGVKDSNSDTEYSAYWRVTFDKEDVEATSTEKDVEKKVVNYQLTDADGYELDEYEVGDNIVLHIETENRIGDKITIHLEDKTHDFLYNGKVLENDKLSDYIINSNLEKIELEVISQSS, from the coding sequence ATGAGCATACAAGCAAAGCTTTTAATAGATGATTTAGAAGTAAACATTTTAGATTTTAACTTTACAATAAATAGAAAGTCCCTTAATAACGTTACACCTACTAACTTACCCGTTTTTAAAGGTATAAATATGGTTATAGAATCCAGGAAAGACTTAAACCTTTCCAGCTGGTCGTTCTCTAAAAATGAGACAAAACAGTTACAAATTCATATTTATTCGCGTATAAATAATGGTAAAATTAGAAAGCTATATTTATTCGACTGCCACCTTGTTAATTGGAACACAAAATTCTCTTCGGTTAGCAACGAACCTATGCATGAAACTTTGGGCATTAGCTGTGGTGGCGTAAAAGATTCTAATTCTGATACAGAATACTCTGCCTATTGGAGAGTTACTTTTGATAAAGAAGACGTTGAAGCAACATCTACAGAAAAAGACGTTGAGAAAAAAGTAGTTAATTACCAATTAACAGATGCTGATGGTTACGAACTTGATGAATATGAGGTTGGTGATAATATTGTACTTCACATTGAAACAGAAAATAGAATTGGAGACAAAATAACCATACACTTAGAAGATAAAACGCACGACTTTTTGTACAACGGCAAAGTTTTGGAAAACGATAAGTTAAGCGACTATATTATAAATAGTAACTTAGAAAAAATAGAATTAGAAGTTATTAGTCAATCTTCATAA
- a CDS encoding non-canonical purine NTP diphosphatase, with protein sequence MQIVFATNNLNKIKEVQSIIPTHIKLLSLKDIGCFEDVPETQSTIKGNAIQKAEYVKKHYGYDCFADDTGLEVESLNNEPGVFSARYAGPQRDANDNMDLLLNNLIEKPNRNAQFKTVVALHLNGNLETFTGICKGKITPNKQGEKGFGYDPIFMPDGYTKTFAEMDLILKNKIGHRGKAITQLVAFLGNF encoded by the coding sequence ATGCAAATAGTTTTTGCCACCAACAACCTTAATAAAATTAAAGAAGTTCAAAGCATTATACCAACACACATTAAACTACTAAGCTTAAAAGACATAGGTTGTTTTGAAGATGTACCAGAAACACAAAGTACTATTAAAGGTAATGCCATACAAAAAGCCGAGTATGTTAAAAAACATTATGGTTACGACTGCTTTGCAGACGATACGGGTTTAGAAGTTGAAAGCTTAAACAACGAGCCTGGCGTTTTTAGTGCACGTTATGCAGGACCGCAACGCGATGCTAACGATAATATGGATTTGCTTTTAAACAATTTAATTGAAAAGCCAAACCGAAACGCTCAATTTAAAACCGTAGTAGCATTACATTTAAACGGTAACCTAGAAACATTTACAGGCATTTGTAAGGGCAAAATTACACCTAATAAGCAAGGAGAAAAAGGCTTTGGCTACGACCCTATTTTTATGCCAGATGGTTATACTAAAACTTTTGCCGAAATGGATTTAATACTAAAAAATAAAATTGGTCATCGCGGCAAAGCTATCACTCAATTAGTAGCATTTTTAGGTAACTTCTAA
- the rlmH gene encoding 23S rRNA (pseudouridine(1915)-N(3))-methyltransferase RlmH, with translation MTIKLIAIGKTDSKQLQALIDEYKKRLGFYIKFKLEIIPDIKNTKNLSEAQQKQKEGELILNKVSNTDALILLDENGKQFDSVGFSNYLQKHMNSGIKQLVFVIGGPYGFSEDVYAKAKGKVSLSKMTFSHQMVRLFIIEQLYRGYTILKNEPYHHR, from the coding sequence ATGACCATTAAACTCATTGCCATTGGCAAAACAGATAGTAAGCAGCTTCAAGCTTTAATAGACGAATACAAAAAACGTTTAGGCTTTTATATAAAGTTTAAGCTAGAAATTATTCCAGATATTAAAAACACTAAAAACCTTAGTGAAGCTCAACAAAAGCAAAAAGAAGGTGAACTTATATTAAATAAAGTTAGTAATACAGATGCATTAATTTTATTAGACGAAAACGGAAAACAGTTTGATAGTGTTGGTTTCTCAAACTATTTACAAAAACACATGAACTCTGGTATAAAACAACTGGTTTTTGTTATTGGTGGACCTTATGGTTTTAGTGAAGATGTATATGCAAAAGCTAAAGGAAAAGTATCACTCTCTAAAATGACATTCTCTCACCAAATGGTACGTTTATTTATTATCGAGCAGTTATACCGTGGCTATACAATTTTAAAAAATGAACCTTACCATCACAGGTAA
- the nadC gene encoding carboxylating nicotinate-nucleotide diphosphorylase, with the protein MITKAQFDKEIELIISNAIREDVGDGDHSSLSCIPATAQGKAKLLVKDNGIIAGVAFAKQVFAYVDPEMTVETLIEDGSEVKHGDIVFYVSGASQSILKAERLVLNAMQRMSAIATKTKTFVDLLEGTGTKILDTRKTTPGIRALEKWAVKIGGGENHRFALYDMIMLKDNHIDFAGGITKAIEKTQAYLKQTNRDLKIIVEARDLNEIEEILKTDGVYRILIDNFNYEDTKKAVKLIGDKCLTESSGGINENTVREYALCGVDYISSGALTHSVYNMDLSLKAVD; encoded by the coding sequence ATGATAACTAAAGCACAATTTGATAAAGAAATAGAATTAATAATCTCTAATGCTATTAGAGAAGATGTTGGTGATGGCGATCACAGCTCATTATCTTGTATTCCGGCAACAGCTCAAGGTAAAGCAAAACTATTAGTTAAAGATAATGGTATAATTGCAGGAGTAGCATTTGCTAAGCAGGTTTTTGCTTATGTAGATCCAGAAATGACTGTAGAAACTTTAATAGAAGATGGTAGCGAAGTAAAACACGGCGATATTGTTTTTTATGTTTCTGGTGCATCACAATCTATACTAAAAGCCGAACGTTTAGTGTTAAATGCAATGCAACGTATGAGTGCGATTGCTACAAAAACTAAAACGTTTGTAGATTTATTAGAAGGAACAGGAACTAAAATTTTAGATACTCGTAAAACAACACCAGGCATTCGCGCGTTAGAAAAATGGGCAGTTAAAATCGGAGGTGGAGAAAACCATAGGTTTGCTTTGTACGATATGATTATGTTAAAAGACAACCATATTGATTTTGCTGGCGGAATTACTAAAGCTATAGAAAAAACACAAGCCTATTTAAAGCAAACCAATCGCGATTTAAAAATTATTGTTGAAGCAAGAGATTTAAACGAAATTGAAGAAATCCTTAAAACCGATGGTGTTTATAGAATTTTAATAGATAACTTTAATTACGAAGACACCAAAAAAGCAGTAAAATTAATTGGTGATAAATGTTTAACAGAAAGTTCTGGCGGTATTAATGAAAATACGGTTAGAGAATATGCACTTTGTGGTGTAGATTATATTTCATCTGGAGCATTAACACACTCTGTATACAATATGGATTTAAGTTTAAAAGCTGTAGATTAA
- a CDS encoding YihY/virulence factor BrkB family protein: MAETVEEELLQEKEVEMQLKQKLLKIPVLNYVIKFLSKIKLPGLGGLSLYNLLELYVIGIAKGALTARASAIAYSFFTALFPFLLFIIIVIPYIPVPDFENDFLHFLESVLPPTTSDFFSDGIFETLKGKNTNSGLLSTVLILAVFLMTNGVNALFSGFENSYHEQLTRNVVKQYVFALGVALILSFLLITTVAVLGYFQIYVVDNILVWLDDYGYDTRRETDFWANLAQYAFFVVMTYLATATLYYFGTKEGRHAKFFSVGALFTTLLIMLTSYLFGLYIENFARYNELYGSIGALLILLFYLWLNANILLLGFELNVSLMRLRQKHTKNE, from the coding sequence ATGGCAGAAACTGTAGAGGAAGAATTATTACAAGAAAAAGAAGTAGAAATGCAGCTAAAACAAAAGCTGCTAAAAATTCCTGTACTTAATTATGTTATAAAATTTTTAAGTAAAATAAAACTCCCAGGATTAGGTGGTTTGTCGCTTTATAATTTACTAGAACTTTATGTTATTGGTATTGCTAAAGGCGCTTTAACAGCAAGAGCCAGTGCAATAGCCTATAGTTTTTTTACAGCATTATTTCCATTTTTACTTTTTATTATAATAGTAATACCATACATACCAGTACCAGATTTTGAAAATGATTTTTTGCATTTTTTAGAGTCTGTTTTGCCACCAACAACAAGCGATTTTTTTTCTGATGGTATTTTTGAAACGCTTAAAGGAAAAAACACCAATAGTGGTTTGCTATCAACAGTTTTAATACTGGCTGTTTTTTTAATGACTAATGGTGTTAATGCACTATTTTCTGGATTTGAAAACTCTTACCACGAGCAGTTAACAAGAAATGTGGTTAAGCAATATGTTTTTGCTTTAGGCGTAGCATTAATTTTATCATTTTTACTAATAACAACAGTAGCGGTATTAGGATATTTTCAAATTTATGTAGTAGATAACATATTAGTTTGGCTAGACGATTATGGTTACGATACTAGACGAGAAACAGATTTTTGGGCGAATTTAGCACAATATGCATTTTTTGTAGTGATGACGTATTTGGCAACTGCCACACTTTATTATTTTGGAACAAAAGAAGGTAGGCATGCAAAGTTTTTTTCGGTAGGCGCATTATTTACTACCTTGCTAATTATGTTAACGTCTTATTTGTTTGGACTTTATATAGAAAATTTTGCACGGTATAACGAACTCTACGGTTCTATTGGAGCGTTGTTAATTTTGTTATTTTATCTTTGGTTGAATGCTAATATTTTACTTTTAGGATTCGAACTTAATGTTTCACTAATGCGTTTGCGCCAAAAACACACAAAAAATGAATAG
- a CDS encoding DUF2147 domain-containing protein: MNRIAFTIIFLFSFSGFSQTIFGKWKTVDTHNVEKSIVEIYKVNNLVFGKVVEILVEDRKNGKCTACKNEDNNKPILGLDIIKNMEKRGEYYKNGTIVDPKNGKIYKLRLSLDQDNKDVLIVRGYLGFFYETQYWKRVVE; encoded by the coding sequence ATGAATAGAATAGCTTTTACTATTATTTTTCTTTTTTCATTCTCAGGATTTTCACAAACAATTTTTGGTAAATGGAAAACTGTAGATACACACAATGTAGAAAAATCTATAGTAGAAATATATAAAGTAAATAATTTGGTGTTTGGTAAAGTAGTAGAAATACTTGTAGAAGATAGAAAAAACGGAAAATGTACAGCTTGCAAAAACGAAGATAATAATAAACCAATTCTAGGTTTAGATATTATTAAAAACATGGAAAAGCGAGGTGAATATTATAAAAATGGAACCATTGTAGATCCTAAAAATGGAAAAATTTATAAACTAAGGCTAAGTTTAGATCAAGATAATAAAGATGTTTTAATAGTACGTGGCTATCTTGGCTTTTTCTACGAAACACAATACTGGAAACGTGTCGTAGAATAG
- the priA gene encoding primosomal protein N', which translates to MNYFIDVILPIPLEKLFTYSITKAESEFLSEGMRVSVPFGKSKIYTGLVGKIHTEAPTLYEAKSIHQILDETPIVNNKQMQLWQWIAKYYMCTIGEVMRTALPSAFILESETLISRNLKAEIKDTDLKDDEFLIFEALHHQSSLKIQEVSKILDKKNVLPVIKRLIEKEVILLQEEIYDKYKPKYVRYVKLQPEYTSEVGLHQLLEALSRAEKQKQVVLTLFSISAKTKKPVKVKDLAEESGASSAIIKTLIDKGVLEEYHIQTDRVQYEGYENEDSKTLNTYQTEALKQIQTAFKTHSTTLLHGVTSSGKTEVYVKLIEAVIANGKQVLYLLPEIALTTQLVSRLQNYFGEQVAVFHSKYSAHERVEVYNNVLGNSAKAKIVLGARSSIFLPFSDLGLIIVDEEHEQSFKQFDPAPRYHARDTAIVLAHFHDAKILLGSATPSLESYYNARENKYGFVEITKRYNNVQLPDIEIVDIAEKYKKKKMKGHFSDRMIEEINETLQNGHQVILFQNRRGYSPIVECNTCGESPQCPNCDVSLTYHQYRSQLRCHYCGHTIAMLLKCMACGTPGLNSKGFGTEQIEKEVQALFPKYNVGRMDLDTTRGKHGYEKIITALEQQEIDILVGTQMLTKGLDFRNVKLVGIMNADNLLNFPDFRAHERSFQLMLQVSGRAGRTYKRGKVLIQTYNPYHKIVQQVSTNDYKSMFEEQLQERYNFKYPPYYRLIKITFKHRDYNRVEQASDWFAKSLKQVFKSNILGPEFPPVSRIRNLYLKNILIKIPQQQSLGKTKDVIRKVNTSFEAVKDFRSVRVIINVDNY; encoded by the coding sequence TTGAACTATTTTATAGACGTCATATTACCAATACCGTTAGAAAAACTATTTACTTATAGTATTACTAAAGCCGAATCTGAATTTTTAAGCGAAGGTATGCGCGTATCTGTTCCATTTGGTAAATCTAAAATTTACACAGGTTTGGTAGGGAAAATACATACTGAAGCGCCAACACTTTACGAGGCAAAATCCATACATCAAATTTTAGACGAAACGCCAATTGTAAATAATAAACAAATGCAATTGTGGCAATGGATAGCAAAATATTACATGTGTACCATTGGCGAAGTTATGCGTACAGCTTTACCAAGTGCTTTTATTCTAGAAAGCGAAACCTTAATTAGTAGAAATTTAAAAGCCGAAATAAAAGATACAGATTTAAAAGACGATGAGTTTTTAATTTTCGAAGCACTTCATCATCAATCGTCATTAAAAATACAAGAAGTTTCAAAAATTTTAGATAAAAAAAATGTACTTCCTGTAATAAAACGTCTAATTGAAAAAGAAGTAATATTACTGCAAGAAGAAATCTATGATAAATACAAGCCTAAATACGTAAGGTATGTAAAATTGCAACCAGAATACACGAGCGAAGTTGGTTTGCATCAGTTATTAGAAGCGCTAAGTCGCGCCGAAAAGCAAAAGCAAGTTGTTTTAACTTTATTTTCAATTTCAGCAAAAACAAAAAAGCCTGTAAAAGTTAAAGATTTAGCAGAAGAAAGTGGTGCTTCTTCTGCAATAATAAAAACTTTAATAGATAAAGGTGTTTTAGAAGAATATCACATTCAAACCGATAGAGTACAGTATGAGGGATATGAAAATGAAGATTCAAAAACTTTAAACACTTATCAAACAGAAGCATTAAAACAAATTCAAACAGCTTTTAAAACCCATAGTACAACTTTGTTACATGGTGTAACATCGTCTGGTAAAACAGAAGTTTATGTGAAACTAATAGAAGCTGTTATTGCAAATGGTAAGCAAGTTTTATATCTGTTACCAGAAATAGCTTTAACAACGCAACTAGTGTCACGATTGCAAAATTATTTTGGAGAGCAAGTAGCGGTGTTTCATAGTAAGTATTCGGCACATGAGCGTGTAGAAGTTTACAATAATGTTTTGGGTAATTCGGCGAAAGCAAAAATAGTTTTAGGTGCACGATCTTCTATATTTTTGCCATTTAGCGATTTAGGATTAATAATTGTAGACGAAGAGCATGAGCAATCTTTCAAACAATTTGATCCTGCACCACGATATCATGCAAGAGATACTGCAATAGTTTTAGCGCATTTTCATGATGCTAAAATATTGCTAGGTAGTGCAACACCAAGTTTAGAGTCGTACTATAACGCAAGAGAAAACAAGTATGGTTTTGTAGAAATTACTAAACGTTATAATAATGTACAATTACCAGATATAGAAATTGTAGATATAGCAGAAAAATATAAAAAGAAAAAAATGAAAGGTCATTTTAGTGATAGAATGATTGAAGAAATAAACGAAACATTACAAAACGGGCATCAGGTAATTTTATTTCAAAACAGGCGAGGCTATTCTCCAATTGTAGAGTGTAATACCTGTGGTGAATCACCTCAATGTCCAAATTGCGATGTAAGTTTAACGTATCACCAATACCGTAGTCAATTACGCTGTCATTATTGCGGTCATACTATTGCTATGCTATTAAAATGTATGGCATGTGGAACACCAGGATTAAATAGTAAAGGATTTGGTACAGAGCAAATAGAGAAGGAAGTACAAGCATTGTTTCCTAAATACAATGTTGGACGTATGGATTTAGACACTACGCGTGGTAAACATGGGTATGAAAAAATAATTACAGCATTAGAGCAGCAGGAAATAGATATATTAGTAGGCACGCAAATGCTAACCAAGGGTTTGGATTTTAGAAATGTGAAGCTAGTTGGTATAATGAATGCAGATAACCTTTTAAATTTTCCAGACTTTAGAGCTCATGAACGTAGTTTTCAACTTATGCTTCAGGTTTCTGGTCGAGCAGGTAGAACCTATAAGCGTGGAAAGGTTTTAATACAAACATATAATCCTTATCATAAAATTGTACAACAAGTCTCTACAAACGATTATAAGAGTATGTTTGAAGAGCAACTTCAAGAACGTTATAATTTTAAATATCCTCCATATTATAGGTTAATAAAAATAACATTTAAGCATCGTGATTATAATAGAGTAGAGCAAGCTAGTGATTGGTTCGCTAAGTCGCTAAAACAGGTATTTAAATCTAATATATTGGGACCAGAATTTCCTCCAGTATCAAGAATAAGGAATTTGTATTTAAAAAATATACTTATTAAAATACCACAGCAACAATCTCTAGGCAAAACTAAAGATGTTATTAGAAAAGTTAATACTAGTTTTGAGGCGGTAAAAGATTTTAGGTCTGTGCGCGTAATTATAAATGTAGATAATTATTAG
- a CDS encoding LytTR family DNA-binding domain-containing protein yields the protein MFLNCVVVDDSAIQRLSIVKLIENNSSLNLVAEYSSALETKNGLNTQKVDLIFLDIEMPVLNGFELLDVLNNKPQIIFVTGKTEYAFKAFNYDATDYLQKPITRERFNQAVEKAVEQHKLKLDFNEVEGEHIFVKSNLKKRKVYIRDIKWIEALGDYVKLVTEDTSLVVLSTMKAFEGELPEGKFLRIHKSYIVNLDKVDRFNSKNVEVGSYEIPLSRNKKTLLVDALNNI from the coding sequence ATGTTTTTAAATTGTGTCGTAGTTGATGATTCAGCAATACAAAGATTATCTATTGTTAAGCTTATTGAAAATAACAGCTCTCTTAACCTAGTTGCTGAATATAGCAGTGCATTAGAAACAAAAAACGGACTTAACACTCAAAAAGTAGATTTAATATTTTTAGATATTGAAATGCCTGTTTTAAACGGTTTCGAACTTTTAGATGTATTAAATAACAAACCACAAATTATTTTTGTGACTGGTAAAACAGAATATGCTTTTAAGGCATTTAATTATGATGCCACAGATTACCTACAAAAACCTATTACTCGTGAGCGTTTTAATCAAGCCGTAGAAAAAGCCGTAGAACAACATAAATTAAAGTTAGACTTTAACGAAGTTGAAGGCGAACATATATTTGTAAAAAGTAACCTTAAAAAACGAAAAGTTTACATTAGAGATATTAAATGGATTGAAGCTTTAGGTGACTATGTAAAATTAGTAACAGAAGACACATCTTTAGTAGTACTTTCTACTATGAAAGCTTTTGAAGGAGAATTACCCGAAGGTAAATTTTTAAGAATTCACAAATCCTACATTGTGAATTTAGATAAGGTTGACCGCTTTAATAGTAAAAATGTTGAAGTTGGCTCTTACGAAATTCCTTTAAGTAGAAATAAAAAGACATTGCTTGTTGATGCGTTAAATAATATTTAA
- the rpsF gene encoding 30S ribosomal protein S6: MNHYETVFILNPVLSETQIKETVKKYEDFLTERGAKMVAKEDWGLKKLAYPIQNKKSGFYHLFEYTIDGEHITPLEVEFRRDERFMRYLTVALDKHAISWAERRRVKLKQKA, translated from the coding sequence ATGAATCATTATGAAACTGTTTTCATCTTAAATCCCGTTTTATCTGAAACACAGATAAAGGAAACAGTAAAGAAATACGAAGATTTTCTTACTGAAAGAGGAGCAAAGATGGTAGCCAAAGAAGATTGGGGCTTAAAAAAATTAGCTTACCCAATACAAAACAAAAAAAGTGGATTTTACCACTTATTTGAGTACACTATAGATGGTGAACACATTACTCCTTTAGAAGTAGAGTTTAGACGTGATGAGCGTTTTATGCGTTACTTAACTGTAGCTTTAGACAAGCACGCGATTTCGTGGGCAGAAAGAAGAAGAGTTAAATTAAAACAAAAAGCGTAA
- the rpsR gene encoding 30S ribosomal protein S18: MASIEQQAKGKKEGEIRYLTPLNIDTSKQKKYCRFKKSGIKYVDYKDADWLLGFVNEQGKILPRRLTGTSLKYQRKVSVAVKRARHLALLPYVTDLLK, translated from the coding sequence ATGGCATCTATAGAACAACAAGCAAAAGGAAAGAAAGAAGGTGAAATTAGATATTTAACACCTTTAAATATTGACACGAGCAAGCAAAAGAAATATTGCCGTTTCAAAAAATCTGGAATCAAGTATGTAGATTATAAAGATGCAGATTGGTTATTAGGTTTTGTAAACGAACAAGGTAAAATTTTACCAAGACGTTTAACAGGAACATCTTTAAAATATCAAAGAAAAGTATCTGTAGCAGTAAAAAGAGCGCGTCACTTAGCGTTATTACCATACGTAACAGATTTATTAAAATAA